Proteins encoded by one window of Cellvibrio sp. KY-GH-1:
- a CDS encoding DUF4255 domain-containing protein gives MASYKAVQGVLYALRDFLKERMKNDLDTVLSSPDVSILGTVELRKPPTESSGENAPKINSVGIYLHRVSVDPFGRNRYTQSRLPNSAPQPELAVNLHIFLLAWTTNGESEAVLTTWAMQQIGSALELGYAHLHAYDTSWAREDVVQIQPEEMSTEDLLRIWDSLPGNYILSVPYIVKTLRLLPVPEVTENKPVTALVTPYFGVGESVHGN, from the coding sequence TTGGCTTCCTATAAGGCGGTACAAGGTGTTCTTTATGCGCTGCGCGATTTTCTGAAAGAGCGTATGAAGAATGATTTGGACACAGTGCTCTCATCGCCCGATGTGAGTATTTTGGGTACCGTGGAACTGCGCAAACCACCAACAGAATCCAGCGGCGAAAATGCACCCAAGATAAATAGCGTCGGCATTTATTTGCATCGTGTTTCGGTAGATCCGTTTGGGCGTAACCGTTATACGCAATCGCGCTTACCGAATTCGGCTCCTCAGCCAGAGCTTGCAGTTAATCTGCATATTTTTTTACTTGCCTGGACCACTAACGGCGAAAGCGAAGCCGTGTTAACGACTTGGGCTATGCAGCAAATCGGTTCTGCATTGGAGTTGGGTTACGCCCATTTGCATGCATACGATACGAGCTGGGCGCGCGAGGATGTTGTGCAGATCCAACCCGAAGAAATGAGTACGGAAGACCTGCTACGCATTTGGGATTCTCTACCCGGTAATTACATTTTATCAGTTCCTTATATTGTAAAAACCCTGCGCTTGTTACCGGTGCCGGAAGTGACGGAAAACAAACCGGTTACCGCGTTGGTAACTCCTTATTTTGGTGTGGGAGAAAGTGTGCATGGAAACTAA
- a CDS encoding sigma 54-interacting transcriptional regulator, which yields MNKTIHSISPELRAEFSRLNLCGNCNKFLQVLELIKKISSHQATVLIQGETGTGKENAARAIHYLGARANCPFIPINCATIADDLLESELFGHEKGAFTDARHTKEGLVAVANGGSLFLDEVDSLSPKAQASLLRFLQTQEYRPVGSKKILRANVRIIAATNADLKHLVELKKFREDLYFRLNVLNLLMPPLRERKADMGIIAENLLQRFSREYELPLKLLSEQSLLHLQQQPWPGNVREFENTLLRAYLLSSGQAIDIGDELLADCLVADEEFEEDLDSDMGAGFPCSFQDAKARAIVEFEKAYLMRVMQITHGNVTLAAKIAGKERRALGKLLQKYHIDKSIYR from the coding sequence ATGAATAAGACCATTCACTCGATTAGCCCGGAATTGCGCGCCGAGTTTTCACGCTTAAATCTCTGCGGCAACTGCAACAAGTTTTTGCAAGTATTGGAATTAATTAAAAAAATTTCCTCGCATCAGGCCACCGTGCTCATTCAGGGCGAAACCGGTACCGGTAAGGAGAATGCGGCGCGTGCAATCCATTATTTGGGCGCGCGCGCTAACTGTCCATTTATCCCTATCAATTGCGCGACTATTGCCGACGACTTACTGGAAAGTGAATTGTTTGGACATGAAAAAGGCGCATTTACCGATGCTCGCCATACCAAAGAAGGCTTGGTGGCGGTAGCCAATGGTGGCAGTTTGTTTTTGGATGAGGTGGATAGCCTTAGCCCAAAAGCCCAGGCTTCGCTGTTGCGTTTTTTGCAAACCCAGGAATACCGGCCCGTGGGATCCAAAAAAATATTGCGCGCAAATGTGCGGATCATTGCCGCAACCAATGCGGATCTAAAACATTTGGTGGAACTAAAAAAATTCCGCGAAGATCTGTATTTTCGCTTGAATGTACTGAATCTGTTGATGCCTCCTTTGCGTGAGCGGAAAGCGGATATGGGCATTATTGCGGAAAATTTATTGCAACGATTTTCACGAGAATATGAGTTACCTTTAAAATTGTTGTCTGAGCAAAGCCTGTTGCATTTGCAGCAGCAACCCTGGCCGGGCAATGTGCGTGAATTCGAAAATACCCTGCTGCGTGCGTACTTGTTGTCATCCGGGCAAGCGATTGATATTGGTGATGAATTGCTTGCGGATTGCTTGGTAGCAGACGAAGAATTCGAAGAAGATCTTGATTCTGACATGGGCGCGGGTTTTCCTTGCAGTTTTCAAGATGCCAAGGCGCGGGCGATTGTCGAATTTGAAAAAGCCTATTTAATGCGTGTAATGCAAATTACCCATGGCAACGTGACTCTGGCTGCAAAGATTGCGGGCAAAGAACGACGAGCACTGGGGAAGTTGCTGCAAAAATATCACATTGATAAATCCATTTACCGGTAG
- the pnp gene encoding polyribonucleotide nucleotidyltransferase → MNPIIKKFQYGNQTVTLETGRIARQATGAVLATMGEVSVLCTVVGAKEAKAGQDFFPLSVHYQEKAYAAGRIPGGYFKREGRPSEKETLTSRLIDRPIRPLFPEGFFNEVQVICTVVSTDKKQDPDIISMIGTSAALAISGIPFNGPIGGARVGYTQEDGYILNPSYKQLETSELDMVVAGTKDAVLMVESEAKELPEDIMLGAVLYAHQELQAVVQACAELARDAGKPRWEWQVPAVNQPLKDAIAKSFGDSIGMAYRITDKAKRYDRLDELRSQAVAELVTETSGFTADEVKGEFGNYEYRLVRSRIVANEPRIDGRDNKTVRPISVEVGVLPKAHGSALFTRGETQALVVATLGNARDVQIIDFLEGEKKEAFMLHYNFPPFSVGECGRMGATGRREIGHGRLAKRGVQSVLPTQEAFPYTLRVVSEITESNGSSSMASVCGSSLALMDAGVPLKAPVAGIAMGLVKEPEGFAVLTDILGDEDHLGDMDFKVAGTTSGVTALQMDIKIEGITEEIMEIALEQALAARLHILGEMNKVLAKSRTAVSENAPRFETIKIHPDKIRDIIGKGGATIRSITEETQSSIDIDDDGTVKIYADNNEALQAAILRVQGIVAEAEIGAIYEGTVVRIVDFGAFVNFLPGKDGLVHISQIAEERVNNVSDYLKEGQVVKVKCLDVDQRGRIKLSIKEAVAEESGAAPAAPAEAAAEE, encoded by the coding sequence GTGAATCCGATTATTAAGAAATTCCAATACGGCAACCAAACCGTAACCCTCGAAACTGGCCGTATTGCTCGTCAGGCAACCGGCGCAGTATTGGCAACTATGGGTGAAGTATCTGTACTTTGTACCGTTGTTGGTGCAAAAGAGGCAAAAGCAGGCCAAGACTTCTTCCCGTTGTCTGTGCATTATCAAGAAAAAGCGTACGCGGCAGGCCGCATTCCCGGTGGCTACTTCAAGCGCGAAGGTCGTCCATCTGAAAAAGAAACCCTGACTTCACGTTTGATCGATCGTCCTATTCGTCCGCTGTTCCCAGAAGGTTTTTTCAACGAAGTACAAGTGATTTGTACTGTTGTTTCTACCGATAAGAAGCAAGATCCCGATATCATTTCCATGATTGGTACTTCTGCTGCCCTCGCGATCTCCGGTATCCCATTTAATGGTCCAATTGGTGGTGCGCGCGTAGGTTACACGCAAGAAGACGGTTACATCCTCAACCCAAGTTACAAACAACTCGAAACGTCCGAGTTGGACATGGTGGTTGCTGGTACCAAAGATGCAGTATTGATGGTTGAGTCTGAAGCAAAAGAATTGCCGGAAGATATTATGCTCGGCGCTGTTCTCTATGCTCACCAGGAATTGCAAGCCGTTGTGCAAGCTTGTGCTGAGTTGGCTCGCGACGCGGGCAAGCCGCGTTGGGAATGGCAAGTACCTGCCGTTAATCAGCCGCTCAAAGATGCAATTGCAAAGAGCTTTGGCGATTCAATCGGTATGGCGTACCGCATTACTGACAAAGCCAAGCGTTATGATCGTTTGGATGAGTTGCGCAGCCAGGCAGTTGCCGAGTTGGTAACAGAAACTTCCGGCTTTACTGCAGATGAAGTAAAAGGTGAATTTGGGAATTACGAATACCGTTTGGTGCGTTCACGTATTGTTGCCAACGAACCACGTATCGACGGTCGCGACAACAAAACTGTGCGCCCGATTTCAGTAGAAGTAGGTGTATTACCAAAAGCGCACGGTTCTGCATTATTTACCCGCGGTGAAACACAAGCCTTGGTTGTTGCTACCTTAGGCAATGCACGCGATGTACAAATTATCGATTTCCTCGAAGGCGAGAAAAAAGAAGCCTTCATGCTGCACTACAACTTCCCACCTTTCTCTGTAGGTGAGTGTGGTCGTATGGGCGCAACTGGTCGTCGCGAAATCGGTCACGGTCGTTTAGCTAAGCGCGGCGTGCAATCGGTTCTGCCAACGCAAGAAGCTTTCCCTTACACCCTGCGCGTAGTGAGTGAAATTACTGAATCTAATGGTTCAAGCTCAATGGCGTCTGTGTGCGGCTCGTCATTGGCGTTGATGGACGCCGGTGTTCCGCTGAAAGCACCAGTGGCTGGTATCGCAATGGGTCTGGTAAAAGAACCAGAAGGCTTTGCGGTATTGACCGATATCCTCGGTGACGAAGATCACTTGGGCGATATGGACTTTAAAGTAGCCGGTACCACCAGCGGTGTAACTGCACTGCAAATGGATATCAAAATCGAAGGCATCACCGAAGAGATTATGGAAATCGCACTGGAGCAAGCTCTGGCAGCGCGTTTACACATCCTCGGTGAAATGAACAAGGTCCTCGCCAAATCGCGTACTGCGGTTAGCGAAAATGCCCCACGTTTTGAAACCATCAAAATTCATCCGGACAAAATCCGCGACATCATCGGTAAAGGCGGTGCAACTATTCGCTCTATTACTGAAGAAACTCAATCTTCAATCGATATCGATGATGACGGCACTGTAAAAATTTACGCCGACAACAACGAAGCGCTGCAAGCGGCAATTCTGCGCGTGCAAGGTATTGTTGCTGAAGCGGAAATCGGTGCGATCTACGAAGGCACTGTGGTGCGTATCGTAGACTTCGGTGCATTCGTTAACTTCCTGCCAGGTAAAGATGGCCTGGTACACATCTCTCAAATCGCTGAAGAGCGCGTAAACAACGTGAGCGATTATCTGAAAGAAGGTCAGGTTGTTAAAGTGAAATGCCTGGACGTAGACCAACGCGGCCGCATCAAACTTTCTATTAAGGAAGCGGTAGCGGAAGAATCTGGTGCTGCACCAGCAGCTCCAGCTGAGGCTGCGGCGGAAGAGTAA
- the rpsO gene encoding 30S ribosomal protein S15, translating to MALSASEKAAIVKEYQQAEGDTGSPEVQVALLTININKLQGHFADHKADHHSRRGLIRMVNSRRKLLDYLKGKDSSRYVALIQKLGLRR from the coding sequence ATGGCACTGAGTGCTTCTGAAAAAGCTGCAATCGTTAAAGAGTATCAACAAGCGGAAGGCGACACTGGTTCGCCAGAAGTTCAAGTAGCTCTGTTGACTATCAACATCAACAAGCTGCAAGGCCACTTCGCTGACCACAAAGCTGACCACCACTCACGTCGCGGTTTGATCCGTATGGTTAACTCCCGTCGTAAGTTGTTGGATTACCTGAAAGGTAAAGACTCTTCACGCTACGTTGCTCTGATCCAAAAATTGGGTCTGCGTCGCTAA
- the truB gene encoding tRNA pseudouridine(55) synthase TruB: MARKKGRPVDGVLLLNKPAGMTSNHALQRAKRLFFVEKAGHTGALDPLATGVLPLCFGEATKFSQFLLDADKGYRTCIQLGVATDTCDADGEVIARVSAAAVTRAQVEAALKPLLGDILQVPPMYSALKLNGQPLYKMARQGVEVEREPRPVTIYKIDILAFRPGEQAEVELDILCSKGTYIRSIAVDLGNALGCGAHVKTLHRSLAGLFGEDQCISLDELQVAFEQTQAERGEEAAYTALDSHLLGADAPVATLPMVELAANSAYYFRLGNPVMHPQIYRIAPQAAIVRVFCAETDQSPRAFLGLGEITDDGRVAPKRIIANRSANEA; the protein is encoded by the coding sequence ATGGCGCGCAAGAAAGGCCGCCCGGTAGATGGCGTATTGTTATTGAATAAGCCCGCAGGCATGACTTCCAACCATGCTTTACAGCGCGCCAAGCGTCTGTTCTTTGTGGAAAAGGCGGGCCATACGGGCGCTTTGGACCCACTCGCGACTGGTGTGTTGCCGCTCTGTTTTGGCGAGGCGACCAAGTTCTCCCAGTTTTTGCTCGATGCCGACAAAGGCTATCGCACCTGTATTCAATTGGGCGTGGCGACAGATACGTGCGACGCCGATGGCGAAGTTATAGCTCGGGTTTCTGCGGCTGCAGTTACCCGTGCGCAAGTGGAAGCGGCGTTGAAGCCGCTGCTGGGTGATATCCTGCAAGTCCCACCCATGTATTCTGCGCTTAAGCTCAACGGTCAGCCGCTCTATAAGATGGCGCGCCAGGGTGTTGAGGTGGAGCGTGAGCCACGTCCGGTAACTATTTATAAAATCGATATTCTGGCATTTCGCCCGGGTGAGCAGGCCGAGGTTGAGTTGGATATCCTCTGCAGCAAAGGCACTTATATCCGCTCAATTGCAGTGGATTTAGGTAACGCACTGGGCTGCGGTGCGCATGTAAAAACCCTGCATCGCTCACTCGCTGGTCTGTTTGGTGAAGATCAATGCATCAGCCTTGATGAGCTACAAGTCGCGTTCGAGCAAACTCAGGCAGAGCGGGGCGAGGAAGCGGCCTATACTGCTCTCGATAGTCACTTATTGGGTGCCGATGCGCCCGTTGCGACCTTGCCAATGGTGGAGTTGGCTGCCAATAGCGCCTATTACTTTCGTTTGGGCAACCCGGTTATGCACCCACAGATCTATCGAATTGCCCCACAAGCTGCTATTGTGCGCGTCTTTTGTGCAGAAACCGATCAATCGCCACGTGCATTTCTGGGGCTGGGTGAGATTACCGACGATGGTCGGGTCGCCCCGAAACGAATTATTGCCAATCGCTCCGCTAACGAAGCTTGA
- the rbfA gene encoding 30S ribosome-binding factor RbfA produces the protein MPREFTRSDRVSDAIQRLLAQVIPAEIRDPRIGMVNINEVTVTRDMAFAKVYVTFVGVDDEKQSLEAAAILNKAGGFLRTFLAKELSMRTVPKLQFIYDKTSIKGQALSSLIDRAMKEDSLHQHDDEPSTDSDKGEQH, from the coding sequence ATGCCAAGAGAATTTACCCGGTCAGACAGGGTTTCCGATGCGATTCAGCGTTTGCTGGCGCAGGTAATTCCTGCTGAAATCCGCGACCCGCGCATTGGTATGGTTAATATCAATGAAGTTACTGTCACTCGCGATATGGCTTTTGCCAAAGTGTACGTCACGTTTGTTGGTGTGGATGATGAAAAGCAAAGCCTGGAGGCCGCAGCCATCCTGAATAAAGCCGGTGGCTTTTTACGCACCTTTCTCGCGAAAGAGTTGAGCATGCGCACCGTGCCCAAGCTGCAATTTATCTATGACAAAACCTCGATCAAAGGCCAGGCATTGTCCTCATTGATTGATCGCGCAATGAAAGAAGATAGTCTTCATCAGCACGATGACGAGCCGTCAACTGATAGCGACAAGGGCGAGCAACACTGA
- the infB gene encoding translation initiation factor IF-2 has translation MAEVTVNELAKSIGAPVERLLKQMQEAGLQHKNAEAKVSDDEKQRLLAFLKSSHGEAALEPKKITLQRKTTTTIKTGTGNAKKTVNVEVRKKRTYIKREDEVAESAVAEQHEPEHEPEIELVVPEPVAAPVEPEPVVEPEPAVIVAEPELVVEAEPEVEVAAAEPHSHRISFTDGIEEKRRAAIERRQAEEAARQAELKAREEAKRAAEEARRQPRNDKPAEKAAAPAANKNAKPDARQQPAKGKPAVAVVAPPADKEDTRHGHGHKKSHHHRNEDDDEESGDRGGKRGAGKAVKKGAAGPKKAAKIDLLDFVAEDGEDSDVLARRSHIRAHHKKTNKHAFKKPTTQIVHEVDVPETIAVTELAQRLTIKVNELIKRLMKMGVMASMNESIDQDTAVLIVEELGHKANLVSENDIEHALEKSLETEGELTTRAPVVTVMGHVDHGKTSLLDYIREAKVAAGEAGGITQHIGAYRVATSRGEITFLDTPGHAAFTAMRARGAKATDVVILVVAADDGVMPQTEEAILHARAANVPIVVAINKCDKPSADPDRVTNELVVKGVIPENYGGDTQFIQVSAHTGQGIDELLEAISLQAEVLELTAVSNAAAKGVVIESRVDKGRGTVATVLVQQGTLKQGDLLLAGQSYGRVRAMSNERGEQVKEAGPSTPVEILGLDAPPSAGDDFVVLDDERKAREVAAFRAEKERKEKLARFQAAKLENMFSNMEAGQKKTLTVVVKADVRGSLEAIQASLADIGNDEVQVNVISSGIGGITENDVNLAITSGAIIVGFNVRADGTTRRLAETEGVDIRYYSIIYQLLDEVKAALSGMLDPERVETIVGIANVREVFNSPKFGQVAGCMVVEGTVYRNKPIRVLRDNVVIFTGELESLRRFKDDVAEVRNGFECGIGVKNYDVKVGDQIEVYEVKEVARQL, from the coding sequence ATGGCAGAAGTAACTGTTAATGAACTCGCCAAATCGATAGGTGCGCCAGTCGAGCGTTTGCTTAAGCAAATGCAAGAAGCTGGCTTGCAGCACAAAAATGCTGAAGCGAAAGTATCGGATGATGAGAAGCAACGTCTGCTCGCCTTCCTGAAAAGCAGCCACGGCGAAGCCGCGTTGGAGCCAAAGAAAATTACTTTGCAGCGCAAAACCACGACCACCATTAAAACCGGTACGGGTAATGCAAAGAAAACCGTGAATGTTGAGGTGCGCAAAAAGCGTACCTACATCAAACGCGAGGATGAAGTGGCAGAATCCGCTGTTGCTGAACAGCATGAGCCGGAGCATGAGCCGGAAATTGAATTGGTGGTACCCGAGCCGGTAGCCGCCCCGGTGGAGCCTGAGCCGGTGGTTGAGCCTGAACCAGCAGTGATTGTGGCTGAACCAGAGTTGGTGGTTGAAGCTGAACCGGAAGTCGAGGTTGCTGCTGCCGAACCTCACTCTCACCGTATTTCTTTCACTGATGGTATTGAAGAAAAGCGTCGTGCAGCAATTGAGCGCCGTCAGGCGGAAGAAGCTGCACGTCAAGCCGAGCTGAAAGCACGTGAAGAAGCCAAACGTGCCGCTGAAGAAGCTCGTCGCCAACCGCGCAATGATAAGCCTGCGGAAAAGGCAGCTGCACCAGCGGCAAACAAAAATGCCAAGCCGGACGCTCGTCAGCAACCGGCTAAAGGAAAGCCGGCTGTGGCTGTTGTCGCGCCGCCGGCAGACAAAGAAGATACTCGTCACGGCCATGGCCACAAAAAGAGTCATCATCATCGCAATGAAGATGACGATGAAGAGAGTGGCGATCGTGGTGGCAAACGCGGTGCAGGCAAAGCCGTTAAGAAAGGCGCTGCTGGCCCGAAAAAAGCCGCCAAGATTGATTTGCTCGACTTTGTGGCGGAAGACGGTGAAGACAGCGATGTATTAGCGCGTCGCAGCCATATCCGCGCGCATCACAAGAAAACCAACAAACACGCCTTTAAGAAACCGACGACACAAATCGTGCATGAAGTTGACGTTCCAGAAACTATCGCGGTAACCGAATTGGCTCAGCGCCTCACTATTAAAGTGAACGAGCTGATCAAGCGCCTGATGAAAATGGGCGTAATGGCCTCTATGAACGAATCTATCGATCAGGACACCGCAGTGTTGATCGTTGAAGAGTTGGGCCATAAAGCTAACCTCGTGAGCGAGAATGATATCGAGCATGCGCTCGAGAAATCGCTGGAAACCGAAGGTGAGCTGACTACCCGTGCGCCAGTAGTGACCGTAATGGGCCACGTTGACCATGGTAAAACCTCATTGCTCGACTATATCCGCGAAGCCAAAGTGGCAGCGGGTGAAGCGGGCGGTATTACCCAGCATATTGGTGCTTATCGCGTAGCGACTTCGCGCGGCGAAATTACCTTTCTGGATACTCCCGGTCACGCCGCGTTTACCGCTATGCGCGCTCGTGGAGCCAAGGCAACTGACGTGGTGATCCTGGTGGTTGCAGCGGATGACGGTGTGATGCCGCAAACGGAAGAAGCCATTCTTCACGCTCGCGCTGCAAACGTGCCTATCGTGGTGGCGATCAACAAGTGTGATAAACCATCTGCTGATCCGGATCGTGTAACTAACGAATTGGTAGTTAAAGGTGTTATCCCGGAAAACTACGGTGGCGATACCCAGTTTATCCAGGTATCTGCGCATACTGGTCAAGGTATTGATGAACTGTTGGAAGCCATCTCCTTGCAAGCTGAAGTATTGGAGCTGACTGCGGTTAGCAATGCGGCTGCGAAAGGTGTGGTGATTGAATCTCGTGTAGACAAGGGGCGCGGTACTGTTGCGACTGTGTTGGTACAGCAGGGTACATTGAAGCAAGGTGATTTGCTCCTCGCTGGTCAAAGCTATGGCCGCGTGCGCGCCATGTCGAACGAACGCGGCGAGCAAGTGAAAGAAGCAGGTCCATCGACTCCGGTAGAAATTCTGGGTCTTGATGCACCACCAAGTGCGGGCGATGATTTCGTAGTACTGGATGACGAGCGCAAAGCGCGCGAAGTAGCGGCATTCCGTGCCGAGAAGGAGCGTAAAGAAAAGCTCGCGCGCTTCCAGGCTGCCAAGCTGGAGAACATGTTCTCCAATATGGAAGCTGGCCAGAAGAAGACTCTCACTGTGGTAGTAAAGGCCGACGTACGCGGTTCGCTTGAAGCTATCCAGGCCTCGTTGGCTGATATCGGTAACGATGAAGTCCAAGTGAATGTGATTTCTTCCGGTATTGGTGGCATCACTGAAAACGATGTGAACCTGGCGATTACTTCCGGCGCTATCATCGTTGGCTTTAATGTGCGTGCTGACGGCACCACTCGTCGTCTGGCAGAAACCGAAGGTGTGGACATCCGCTACTACAGCATCATTTATCAATTGCTGGATGAGGTGAAAGCGGCCCTGAGCGGTATGCTGGATCCGGAGCGTGTGGAAACCATCGTGGGTATTGCCAACGTGCGCGAAGTGTTCAACTCGCCCAAGTTTGGTCAGGTGGCCGGCTGTATGGTGGTTGAGGGTACCGTGTACCGCAACAAACCAATCCGCGTACTGCGCGACAACGTGGTGATCTTCACTGGCGAACTGGAATCCCTGCGTCGCTTTAAAGATGATGTTGCTGAAGTGCGTAACGGCTTCGAGTGCGGTATCGGTGTGAAGAACTACGACGTTAAAGTTGGCGACCAAATCGAAGTTTACGAAGTGAAAGAGGTTGCGCGTCAGCTCTAA
- the nusA gene encoding transcription termination factor NusA — MNKEILLVADAVSNEKGVDKELIFQAIETALATATKKRFDEDSNVEVKINRANGDYETWRSWEVVADDAMAELGTQLYLDEAREKDSALKVGDTYREKIENADFGRIAAQTAKQVIVQKVREAERAQMVDEYRDRMGELISGTVKKVTRDSIIVDLGNNAEGVLPRDQLIGREIFRMGDRIRTLLLEVRSEARGPQLLLSRSNPKMLVELFKIEVPEIAEEIIEIKGAARDPGLRAKIAVKTNDGRIDPVGACVGMRGSRVQAVSNELGGERVDIVLWDDNPAQFVINAMSPAEIESIVVDEDASSMDLAVNEENLAMAIGRGGQNVRLACELTGWNINVMSVADWQSKQQAESGSYINMFMSALDVDEDIAGVLVEEGFTTLEEVAYVPLEEMLAIDGFDEDIAEELRARAKDALLTQALASEERIEGVAPAEDLLTMEGMDADLAAELARRGIVTMEDLAEQSIDELVDIKGVDATRAAALIMKAREPWFA, encoded by the coding sequence ATGAACAAAGAAATTTTGCTGGTCGCTGATGCGGTATCCAATGAAAAAGGCGTTGATAAAGAATTAATTTTCCAGGCGATTGAAACTGCACTGGCTACCGCCACTAAAAAACGCTTCGATGAAGACTCCAATGTTGAAGTAAAAATTAATCGTGCAAATGGCGACTATGAAACCTGGCGCAGCTGGGAGGTTGTCGCTGATGATGCGATGGCCGAGTTGGGCACTCAGTTGTATCTAGACGAGGCGCGCGAAAAAGATTCTGCATTAAAGGTGGGTGACACCTACCGTGAAAAAATTGAAAACGCCGATTTCGGTCGTATCGCGGCGCAAACGGCGAAGCAAGTTATTGTACAAAAAGTGCGTGAAGCCGAGCGTGCGCAGATGGTGGACGAGTACCGCGATCGCATGGGTGAATTAATTAGCGGTACCGTGAAAAAAGTAACGCGCGATAGCATTATCGTTGATCTGGGCAATAACGCTGAAGGTGTTTTGCCGCGTGATCAGTTAATCGGGCGTGAAATTTTCCGCATGGGCGACCGCATTCGCACCTTGCTGTTGGAGGTGCGCAGTGAGGCGCGCGGGCCACAATTGTTGTTGAGTCGTTCCAATCCAAAAATGTTGGTGGAGCTATTCAAGATTGAAGTGCCGGAAATTGCTGAAGAAATTATCGAAATTAAAGGCGCTGCGCGCGACCCTGGTCTGCGTGCAAAAATCGCGGTGAAAACCAACGATGGCCGCATTGATCCAGTGGGTGCTTGCGTTGGTATGCGCGGTTCACGTGTGCAGGCGGTATCTAATGAACTTGGCGGTGAGCGAGTAGATATTGTGTTGTGGGATGATAACCCGGCGCAATTTGTTATCAATGCGATGTCACCGGCAGAAATTGAATCCATTGTTGTTGATGAAGATGCGTCTTCTATGGATCTCGCTGTTAATGAAGAAAATCTGGCGATGGCCATTGGTCGCGGCGGTCAAAACGTGCGCCTTGCATGCGAATTGACGGGCTGGAATATCAACGTCATGAGCGTTGCTGATTGGCAATCAAAGCAGCAAGCAGAATCCGGCAGTTACATCAATATGTTTATGAGTGCGCTGGATGTAGATGAAGACATCGCCGGTGTGTTGGTGGAAGAAGGTTTCACCACGCTGGAAGAAGTTGCTTATGTTCCGCTGGAAGAAATGCTGGCAATTGATGGCTTCGACGAAGATATCGCAGAAGAATTGCGCGCACGTGCAAAAGATGCACTCTTAACCCAGGCATTGGCTTCGGAAGAGCGTATTGAAGGTGTTGCACCGGCAGAAGATTTGTTAACGATGGAAGGAATGGATGCGGATTTGGCCGCTGAACTGGCGCGCCGCGGCATCGTGACCATGGAAGATTTGGCAGAGCAATCCATTGATGAGTTGGTGGATATTAAAGGTGTTGATGCGACTCGTGCCGCCGCACTGATTATGAAAGCGCGTGAGCCCTGGTTTGCCTGA
- the rimP gene encoding ribosome maturation factor RimP produces MASKQEILEQLVEPVAASLGCELWGLEYLTQGRYTTVRIYIDGPNGASLEDCERVSRQVSAVFDVEDPIDNEYTLEVSSPGLDRPLYKEAHYARFVGEIITVRMRIARDGRRRFKGIITKVENGEVFVQVDNQEIQLAIDAIDKANVEPRYDEILRQHNLQNDKD; encoded by the coding sequence ATGGCATCCAAGCAAGAAATTCTGGAGCAACTGGTTGAGCCTGTGGCGGCTTCTCTGGGCTGCGAGCTCTGGGGGCTTGAGTATTTAACTCAGGGCCGTTACACCACTGTGCGCATTTATATTGATGGTCCCAACGGCGCATCGTTGGAAGATTGTGAACGCGTAAGTCGTCAGGTGAGCGCGGTTTTTGACGTAGAAGATCCAATCGATAATGAGTACACCCTGGAGGTGTCATCGCCAGGTCTGGATCGTCCGCTCTATAAAGAAGCGCACTATGCGCGTTTTGTTGGCGAAATCATCACTGTACGCATGCGTATTGCTCGCGATGGTCGTCGTCGATTTAAAGGCATAATCACCAAAGTAGAAAATGGCGAAGTGTTTGTGCAAGTGGATAACCAGGAAATTCAGTTGGCGATCGATGCGATCGACAAGGCCAATGTAGAACCGCGCTACGACGAAATTCTGCGTCAGCACAATTTGCAAAACGATAAGGACTAG